GGACCCAGACCGTCTTTGCGCTTGCTCCACGGGGTGGTGGGCAGATTGCCGCCGTAGATAGAGGAGCAGCCGGTGGCGTTGGCGACGACCATGCGGTCACCGAAGAGCTGGGAGCAAAGCTTGACGAAAGGCGTCTCTCCGCAGCCGGCACAGGCGCCGGAGAACTCGAACATCGGCGGCAGCAGCTGGCTGCCCTTCACCGTAGCCCGGTTAAACAGCGTCGGATCGGTGTCCGGAAGGCCCAGGAAGAATTCGAAGTTTTCGCGCTCTGTTTCGCGCAGAGCCACCTGCTCCGCCATATTGATGGCTTTGTGGCCTTCTTGAGTCTTGCTCTTGGCCGGGCAGTTGTAGACGCAGGCACCGCAACCGGTACAATCTTCGACCGCTACCTGCAGAGTGAATTTTTTCCCTTCTACGTCCTTGCCCTTGGCACCGCACGACTTGAAGGTCTTGGGAGCACCCTTGAGATCAGCCTCGTCATAGATCTTCATACGGATGGAGGCATGCGGGCAGACAAAAGAACAGATGCCGCACTGGATGCACAGCTCTTCATCCCAGGTCGGTACAGAGACAGCGATGTTGCGCTTCTCGTACATGGCCGTCGCCGTGGGGAAAGTGCCGTCGGTAGGCATGGCTGAAATGGGCAGTTTGTCGCCCAGGCCGTCGATGATGGGACCGAGGGTTTTCTGCACCGTCTCCGGCGTGCCGGCCCACTTGCCGATCTGCATCTCGATGGTGCTGTCGGCCTTGGCCGGAACCTTGACTTCCTCGACATGCTGCGCACCGGCGTCGGCCGCCTCATAGTTCATCTTGACGACCTTCTCACCCGCCTTGCCGTAAGACTTGTCAATGGCATCCTTGATTTCCTTGAGGGCCAGATCGAAGTCGATGATGCCGGAGATCTTGAAGAACGCCGACTGCATGATGACGTTGATGCGGGGACCGAGGCCAATCTTGTTGCCCAGGTGGACGCCGTCAATGACGTAAAACTTAAGTTTCTTGTCGATGATCTGCTGCTGCACCTGCTTGGGCAGATGGGCCCAGACCTCGTCCTTGTTGTAAGGGCTGTTGAGAAGGAAGGTCGCTCCATTCTTGGCGCGGCCAAGCATGTCGTACTTCTCGAGGAATGAGAAGTTATGGCAGGCGACGAAATCGGCGCTGTCGATCAGGTAGGTGCTGCGAATGACCTCTTTGCCGAACCGCAGGTGGCTGGTGGTCATGCTGCCGGCCTTCTTGGAGTCATAGACAAAGTAGGCCTGCGCATTGTTGTCCGTGTTTTCGCCGATGATCTTGATGGAGTTCTTGTTGGCGCCAACGGTACCGTCGGAACCGAGACCGTAGAACATGGCAGCATAGACGTTCTGGGGCACCTTGTAGTTCGGATCGAAATCGAGGCTTTTGCCGGTGACATCGTCTTTGATACCGACGACGAAGTGGTTCATCGGCTTATCGGCTTTAAGATTGTCGTAAACGGCCTTGGCCATGGCCGGGGAGAACTCGTAGGAGCCGAGGCCGTAGCGGCCGCCGACGATTGTCGGATAACCCTCGAAGGAGAAGGTTCCCTCGGACATGGCCTCACCGATGGCGGTCCGCACATTGTGGTACAGAGGCTCGCCCATGGAGCCGGGCTCCTTGGTGCGGTCGAGTACAGCGATTTTTTTGACCGTCTTGGGCAGAGTCTTGACGAAGGCCTCGGTCAGATAAGGGAGGAAGAGGCGTACTTTGAGCAGGCCGACCTTCTCGCCCTGGGCATTGAGATGCTCAACCAGCTCATGGATGGTCTCGCAGGACGAGCCCATGGCCACGATGACCCGCTCGGCATCCGGGGCGCCGACATAATCGAACAGATTATACTGGCGACCGGTCAGCTTGGCGAACTTGTCCATCTGGGCCTGAACGATGCCGGGCACCTTGTCATAGTAGGCATTGACCGTCTCACGCCCCTGGAAATACACGTCGGGGTTCTGGGCGGTGCCGCGCAGAACCGGATGATCGGGCGAAAGACCGCGGGCACGATGCGCGCGCACCTGCTCGTCGTCGATCATCGCCCTCATGTCGTCCATGGACAGGGCTTCCACCTTCTGGATTTCGTGCGAGGTGCGGAAGCCGTCGAAAAAGTGGAGGAAGGGGATGCGCGACTCGAGAGTGGCGGCCTGGGCAATCAGGGCAAAGTCCATGACTTCCTGAGGATTGTTCGAGCACAGGAAGGCCCAGCCGGTAGAACGGCAGGTCATGACGTCGGAGTGATCGCCGAAAATGGACAGGGCCTGGGCGGCAATGGCGCGAGCCGACACATGGAAGACCGTCGGCGTCAATTCACCGGCAATCTTGAACATGTTGGGGATCATCAGAAGCAGCCCCTGCGAGGCGGTAAAAGTGGTGGTCAGGGCACCGGCCTGCAGAGCGCCGTGAACCGCACCGGCCGCGCCACCTTCGGACTGCATTTCGACGACCTTGGGAATCGTGCCCCAGATGTTTTTTTCACCCACCGCACTCTTTGCGTCGGAGATCTCACCCATAACCGATGACGGCGTGATGGGATAGATGGCGATAACCTCGTTGGTAGCATGGGCTACATGCGCCGCCGCAGTATTGCCGTCAATGTTTACCATAGTGCGCGACATGAACTCCTCCTTTTGCGTGTTAATGAATCTGTACCCGATATTCCGGATGGGCTCGCCAGGAAAAATCTGGCCAGCGGTGGAATAGTCGGCTTTTCACAAATTTTCACCCAATGGCTGCAAAACGCCAGGCGCAATGCAAAACCGTAACAGTATAGCAAAAGTTCCGACAAATTCAGGAGGCTAAAGGTCGCGACGGCCTTCAACGGCCCGGTTCACTGTCGCCTCATCGATATATTCAAGGTCGCTCCCCATGGGGATGCCGTGAGCCAACCGGGTCACCCTGATGCCCAGAGGAGAAATCTGTCGGGCCAGAAAGAGCGCGGTCGTTTCGCCTTCTACCGAAAAATTGGTGGCGAGCAAAACCTCCTTCACCCCCCCTTCCTTCAGGCGGGCCAGGAGGGCTTCAACTTTCAGATCTTCCGGCCCAACCCCGTCAAGGGGCGAGAGCGCCCCATGCAGAACATGATAACGCCCCCGAAAGGATCGGCTGCGTTCGATCGCCAACAGATCCTGGGGCTGCTCAACCACACAGAGCAGGGAGTCATCACGCCCGTCGTCAGTGCAGACGGGGCAAGGGTCCTGCTCGGTCACGCCAAAACAGCGGGAGCAGAAACGGATGTTCTGTTTCAGTTCCCGAATGGCGTCCGCGAGAGCCTCGGACTCAGGGCCGGACTGGCGTAGAATATGAAAAGCCAGGCGGATAGCGGTTTTCTGACCGATCCCTGGCAATTTGGCCAATTCAGCGACTAGCCGGGTGAAAGACGGGGTGGAGTTTAGCATGGGACTCCGCAAAAATCCAACAAATTAAAATGGTGTTTTATTTTTTTAACAAAACAAAAAATTCGTTTACCGCGAGTTAAAGCTGGTATCTTTCTCAGAACAGGCCGGGAATATTCATCCCGCCGGTAATCTTGGACATTTCCTGCTGCATCATGTCCTGACTCTTCTTGATCGCCTCATTGACGGCGGCGACCACAAGATCCTGAAGCATCTCGACGTCCTCGGGATCAACCACGCCCTGATCAATTTTAAGGGTGATCAGCTGCTGCTTGCCATTGACCACGGCAGTGACCATACCGCCGCCGGCCGACGCCTCGACCTCGCACTGTGCCAACTCCTCCTGCATGCGCGCCATCTTCTGCTGCATCAGTTGAGCCTGCTTCATGATATTTCCAAGACCTTTTGACATGCTGAATATCCTCCTTGTGATAAATCGCGGGTGTGAACAAGATAACAATCAGGTATCCATCCAGGCGCCTTGGCCGCCTAGACAAAGCCCTTGTCGATGGGTTTGACTTCACTGACTTTGCCTTCGAATATTTCAACAGCCGCCTTGACCATGGGGTGCGCTAAGGCGTCATTGCGCAGACGGTTTTTCCGGTCGGATTCCTGGGCCTGACGTTCCTGGACCAAAGAGGGCGGCACCGCTTTCTCGCCAGGAACGGGGGATAGTTTTATGGTGACAGGCTGGCCAAAATATTCACTGGCAAGAGTTGTGATCACTTCGAGTGTTTCCGGGTCACGAACCTGCTCAAACATAAAAGAAGCGGCCACATAGCCGATCTCCAGAACGGGAAGTTCCAGGCGCAGCAGGCTGCCGTTTTCAAGCAGGGTCGCGATCAGGGGACGACGTGCACGCACATGCTCGACCAGCCCCTGCCACCCCCCCGCCGCTGGTGCCTGGGGAGCCGGGGCTTCAGGCTTTTTTGGCGAATCCTCCGAAACCGGAGCGGGAGGTTCGGGCCTCACAGGCGCGGGTCGGGACGGAGGTTCCGACCGTCCGGAGGCAAGCAGGCGCTCCAGGTCTTCGATTTTGCGCACCAAGACGGCCACACTCTTGATTTGGGGCATATGCGCAAGACGGACCAGGGCCATCTCGAGAATCAGCTTGGGATAAGCCGCCGTAGCCAGCTCCGCTTCGGTGCGAATAAGGATCGACAGAATGCGCTGCAACTCTTCCAGGTCGCAATCGTCAGCCAGACCCCGAAGTTCCTGTAATTCGCTGGAAGACACCTGCAATAGTTCACCAGGTTCCTCCACTACCTTGATAAGCACCAGAGACCGGAGGATCTCCACCAGTTCCTGACAGAATTGGCGAAAAGAATGTCCCAGATTATCGACCTGCCGGACCACTTCGAGAACCCGGCGGCCATCACGGCCCAGCACACCCGACACCGTATCCATGAGAAGACGGCGATCGACCATGCCGAGGATACCGAGAGCATCCTGGTCTGACACCTCCATCCCGCAAAAGGCGACAATCTGATCAAGGGCCGACAGCGAATCGCGCATACTGCCTTCACCCTGACGCGCCACCAGCCCGAGGGCCTTGTCGGAAATCTGGATACCCTCGGCATCGACAATCTCGCGCAAGCGCTCTGTCACTTTCGGCTGAGAGATTTTACGGAAATCAAAGCGCTGGCACCGGGAGAGGATGGTAATCGGTATTTTATGGGGTTCGGTCGTAGCAAAGATAAACTTGGCATGCTCGGGCGGTTCTTCAAGGGTCTTCAACAGGGCGTTGAAGGCATTGATGGAGAGCATGTGGACTTCATCGATGATGAAAATCTTGTAGCGGGAGCGAGAAGGCAGGTAGCGGATATTTTCGCGCAGGGTACGAATGTCGTCGACCCCCGTATTGGAGGCGCCGTCGATCTCCAGCACATCGACACCCTGCCCGCCGGTGATCTCGAGGCAGGAAGGGCATTGGTTACAGGGGGTTTCGGTCGGCCCTTCGGCGCAATTCAGGGATTTGGCCAGAATGCGGGCCGCCGATGTTTTACCTACCCCGCGAGCGCCCGTGAAAAGAAAGGCGTGATGAACGCGGCCGGATTGTATGGCGTTGGCCAGGGTGCGACTGACATGCTCCTGCCCAACCAGGTCGGAAAAGCTCTGGGGTCGCCATTTGCGAGCCAGTACCAGGTAAGACATGGGGTGTCGGATCTCCGGTAAGAGGGGAGAAAGGAGAGAGCAGGGACGCCGGTGGGATTTGCCGGCACAAGTGACAGCCAGGCACCCCCGCGGCACACGGCTGAGGTCGTTGCCGCTGCTCCCTTCCGGGCCTGACGGGGTTGGCGACCGTCCGTTGCGCGGGACCCGGCTGTCACTTCTAACGGCAATTGGGAAAGAGAGGAATCCCTCAGGAAATTGCTTGATTTATAAAACTGGCGGAGAGGGAGGGATTCACCCACTCTGTCGCCGCCGTCACGGCAGCTCCGGCGTCGGCTCCCCTGCGCTCGCTGACGCGGACATCCTGTCCGCTTTTCTGCCACTGGCAGCGCTCGCTTCGCTTCGAATCCCGGGGAGTTATCCATTTAAAACTGGCGGAGAGGGAGGGATTCGAACCCTCGGTACCTTGCGGTACACACGATTTCCAGTCGTGCACCTTCGGCCTCTCGGTCACCTCTCCGCGGAAAAGGAAGATTACACAAATGGCCCGGCCCTGTAAAGTATTTTTTCCCGGCCGAAAGGACAAAAAAACGCCAAAAGCTTATGATCCGGTTGCATTCGCTGTCGGCGATGCTACTGTCAAAGGGCAAAGACTTTTTCAGGAGTGTCTTTTATGATGATTCGCGTCATCTACCAGGATGGTCGACAGGATGTCGTCAACAGCCGAGAACTGGACGACCTGATCGCCAGCGGAAAAATCCGTCAATTTCTGCGTCAATCCGGCTGGGTGATGCCCGGCTTCGACCCCATCCGTCGCATCACCCAGACCGCCCACCGCGAGGAAGCTCGGCGCTCACCCTGAAAGGGGCACTGCCACCCGGCTTTACTCCGCCAAATACAAAACATCCCGCCAGGCGCCGACCGGACGGGATGTTTTGTGATGGATGAAAATAGAAAAATAGAGACGGTCAGTCTTCCTTCTTGTCGTCGGATATTTTTTTCTTCTCTTCTTCCTGCTCCCCATTCCCCTCTTTGATCCCCTGCTTGAAATTGCGCAGGCCTTTTCCCAAAGCACCGCCGACCTGCGGCAGCTTGCCGGCACCAAAAATAATGAGCACCAACACAAGAATGATGAGCAGTTCCTGGGTTCCAAGACCGAACATGGCTTATGAATTCTCCTCTATGGCGTGGTTTCGAAAATCATACACCCCTTGCAGCCAAAGCTCAACAGCCATTTATCGCGCCATCCGCCAAGAAAAAGGGCCGGCATCGCTGCCGGCCCTTCGAGGTGGTGCCTGCAAGTTCGTATTAGAACTTGACGGTCAGAGAGGCATAGCCGTCCCAGGCCTTGTCCACAACGGGAAGCATGGAGAAAGCCGTGCCGTCGAGGACGCTGTCGACCTTCTGGGGAGCGCCGACGGGAGAGCCGCTGCCAGTGTACTCGTAGTCATAGTAGATACCGCCAACCTTGATGAACATGTTGGGGTTGATATCGAAGATGTAGTAAGCCTCACCGGCATGGCCGCGAGTGGCGAGCTTGCTGCCGGCGACGTCATCCTGGGCCTGAGTGAAGGGGGTCCAGTATTTGGAACCGAAGTTGTACTCCAAGCCGAACTTGCCAAGGGGAGCAGGAACCTGCACGCCGGCATAGACACCGTAGCCGTCTTTGGCATCCGTATTGGTCACACCGACAATTTCCCCAGTCGTAGCACTAAATACAGCGTCGGAGGCCATACCACCGAACATTCCAGCCTTGCCATTGGGATCCAGACGAGTCCAACCCAAAGAGGCGAAGTACTTGACGTCATTCATTTCTTCGCGGGCATAGCCCAGACCGCCAAGGAACATGTCACCCACTACGGTGGTAGGCTGATAACGCACGACAAAGTTCATATTAGGGAACATGGCGGTGTCAGCAGCGATATTTGTAGTGAAAAGATCGACAAATTGAGAAGGGAAAGCGAATGTCCCTTTGAAACCATCCACGACATCAAGCGCGGCAAAAGCGGTCAACTGCAGGAAGTTAGTGCCGTCGTTCAGAATATCGAAATTGATACCACCCAGGTGGGTATCTTCGGTATTGAAATCATTGCGGGTGAAAAGCTCGCCATTACCATACTGGGACTCAAAACCCTGACCATAACAGAAACGGATGGTCTGGCCTTCGATGCCGGTCAGCTCGCTCAGGTTATAACCGATGGTGACGCCATCAAAGTTAAAGTTCACCAGGTGCCCGGAAGGGGTACCGCCACGCAACTCGTTTTCACGATACTGGGTGGGAGGACCATAAGTCGAAGGACGACGACCGATGGAGAGGTAGAAGTTCGAACCACCGATGTGGCTCCAGTCGAAATAGGCGCGCTCAACAAACAGGCTGTCACTAGTGGTATTGCCACTATGTGTGCCATCCATAGTGAAAGAATCCCAGGAGTCAAACACCTTGACGCCCGTGGAATCGCCCCAGTTCTTATACATGCTAAGACGGCCGGAGAAATTAACATTATCATACACCTTGGCCTTCATATTGAGGCGCAGCCGGGTAGTGTAGAGGATGTCGTTATCGAGATCCCCTTTTTCCGGCGCTACAGCCGGCATCATACCTGGGATAACAGGGTTACCGGTGAGCATAGATACAGGGACTACCACCGGCGGCATGCCAGGAACTCCGGTCATATCGACCATCATACCAGGGCTCCAGGCCACATCGCTGTAATGCAGGGTGTCAGCCTTGGCACGCAGGTCGCCGGAAAACTCGATGCGGTCAAGAGCGGTGTGCTTCTCGGTCTTGTCGACGCGGCCGGAGAGGTAGTCGACTTCGTCGGTCAGTTCTTCGATCTTCTTCTGCAGTTCCTCGATGCTGGTAGCTGCCAGAGCGGTGGCAGGCGCTACGAGCAGGGCGGCCAGCAGAATGGCCATCAGTTTACGCATTTTGTGCCTCCTTGGTTGATAGAATCAACGTGGTTTGTGGTACCGGGCAAAAACAATCCCTGCCCGCATAAACGGGCAGGGATATCTTAATTAACCGCAGGTCTGGGGCTGGGGGCCGTCAGCAGCGTGGTCATAGAGGAACTGCTGGATGTCGAGCAGATCCTTTTCGCTGATGCCCTCGAATGCTTCGGGCTTGGCAGCATGCTTGTCACGCTCGAAGAAACGGTCCCACTGGGCCATGGTCTTGCTCAGAGGGGTCAGGTTGCCGCCCTCAGCGCCTTCAGTATGGCAGGATTTGCAGTTTTTCTTGTACAGATACTTGCCTTTTTTGGGATTGCCGCCGGTTACCGCAAAGGCCGAGGTAGCCATGAAGCCGACCAGAGCCAAAGCAGCCGCTGCTTTCATCACCTTTTTCATACCTAATCTTCCTCCCATTGCTTCTTGTTGTGACGCCCGCGCACCATACACAGCCGCCAATTGTCAAAACGGGTTCTTGTTATCACCGGGCCGGTAAAGAATCAAGCAAAAATTCCCTACATATAGATACCGGAATATAACAATCAAATAAAATCTATATATAAATGACCCAAGATATGCGAACCGATATATGGCGAATACACGCTTCATGCCAACCAGAATGACAACGTCTGGAGTTGTGTATTTTCAAGAACTAGCCTTTCCTTTAATCTTTTGGCGTCATGGGCTCTTTACGCGATATGGCAAATCTGGCCGCGAAAACACCGGCCATAACACGGCATACCTCCCCGCGCCCTGAGCACCCTTGAGGCACCACCAAAAATGCCCCTTTTTCCCGCCAGTTGCCTTTTTCTTCGGCCGGCTTTCGCCTTGACATCAACCGGCAGTGTTGCTAACGTACGCTTTTGTTTGGCTGGTTTCCTCTGTAGCCTTAGGCATTTTTCCGAATATTCAGGTTCTGGCCTATGAAAGTGCTTGTTTCCGACAATTTCTCCCCTGCCGGCCTGGAGGTCTTTAAACAAGCCGAAGGCATTGAACTCTGCTACCATCCCGGACTCTCCCCCGAAGATCTTCTTAAAGAAGTGGCCGACGCTGACGCTCTGGTCGTGCGCGGCGGCACCCAGGTAACCGAAGAGGTGCTGCGGGCCGCCACCCGCCTCAAAGTGGTTGGCCGGGCTGGCATCGGCATTGAAAATATGGATCTGGCCGCCGCCAATCGCAAGGGCGTAGTGGTTATGAACACCCCCTTTGGCAGTACGACCACAACGGCGGAACACACCATTGCCATGCTGATGGCCCTCGCCCGGCAGATTCCCTTGGCGAGCCAGTCGACCAAATCCGGTCACTGGGAGAAGGATCGTTTCACGGGCGTGGAGATCGCCGGCAAGACGCTGGGCGTCATTGGTGGGGGCAAGATTGGTCGACTGGTCATCGAGACCGCCCTTTGTCTCAAGATGCGCGTGCTGCTTTACGACCCCTACCTGTCCGGCGAAATGGCGCGTCAACTGATGGCTGAGCAGGTGGACCTCGATGATCTGCTGCAGCGCTCGGACTTCATCACGCTCCACGTTCCGTTAAATAGCGAGACTGTCAATATCCTCGATGAGGAGTCCTTACAAAGAGTCAAGCCCGGCTGCCGCATCATCAACTGTGCCATC
The sequence above is a segment of the Desulfuromonas sp. KJ2020 genome. Coding sequences within it:
- the tatA gene encoding twin-arginine translocase TatA/TatE family subunit gives rise to the protein MFGLGTQELLIILVLVLIIFGAGKLPQVGGALGKGLRNFKQGIKEGNGEQEEEKKKISDDKKED
- the recR gene encoding recombination mediator RecR codes for the protein MLNSTPSFTRLVAELAKLPGIGQKTAIRLAFHILRQSGPESEALADAIRELKQNIRFCSRCFGVTEQDPCPVCTDDGRDDSLLCVVEQPQDLLAIERSRSFRGRYHVLHGALSPLDGVGPEDLKVEALLARLKEGGVKEVLLATNFSVEGETTALFLARQISPLGIRVTRLAHGIPMGSDLEYIDEATVNRAVEGRRDL
- a CDS encoding GSU3473 family protein; this encodes MMIRVIYQDGRQDVVNSRELDDLIASGKIRQFLRQSGWVMPGFDPIRRITQTAHREEARRSP
- a CDS encoding cytochrome c translates to MKKVMKAAAALALVGFMATSAFAVTGGNPKKGKYLYKKNCKSCHTEGAEGGNLTPLSKTMAQWDRFFERDKHAAKPEAFEGISEKDLLDIQQFLYDHAADGPQPQTCG
- the nifJ gene encoding pyruvate:ferredoxin (flavodoxin) oxidoreductase; translation: MSRTMVNIDGNTAAAHVAHATNEVIAIYPITPSSVMGEISDAKSAVGEKNIWGTIPKVVEMQSEGGAAGAVHGALQAGALTTTFTASQGLLLMIPNMFKIAGELTPTVFHVSARAIAAQALSIFGDHSDVMTCRSTGWAFLCSNNPQEVMDFALIAQAATLESRIPFLHFFDGFRTSHEIQKVEALSMDDMRAMIDDEQVRAHRARGLSPDHPVLRGTAQNPDVYFQGRETVNAYYDKVPGIVQAQMDKFAKLTGRQYNLFDYVGAPDAERVIVAMGSSCETIHELVEHLNAQGEKVGLLKVRLFLPYLTEAFVKTLPKTVKKIAVLDRTKEPGSMGEPLYHNVRTAIGEAMSEGTFSFEGYPTIVGGRYGLGSYEFSPAMAKAVYDNLKADKPMNHFVVGIKDDVTGKSLDFDPNYKVPQNVYAAMFYGLGSDGTVGANKNSIKIIGENTDNNAQAYFVYDSKKAGSMTTSHLRFGKEVIRSTYLIDSADFVACHNFSFLEKYDMLGRAKNGATFLLNSPYNKDEVWAHLPKQVQQQIIDKKLKFYVIDGVHLGNKIGLGPRINVIMQSAFFKISGIIDFDLALKEIKDAIDKSYGKAGEKVVKMNYEAADAGAQHVEEVKVPAKADSTIEMQIGKWAGTPETVQKTLGPIIDGLGDKLPISAMPTDGTFPTATAMYEKRNIAVSVPTWDEELCIQCGICSFVCPHASIRMKIYDEADLKGAPKTFKSCGAKGKDVEGKKFTLQVAVEDCTGCGACVYNCPAKSKTQEGHKAINMAEQVALRETERENFEFFLGLPDTDPTLFNRATVKGSQLLPPMFEFSGACAGCGETPFVKLCSQLFGDRMVVANATGCSSIYGGNLPTTPWSKRKDGLGPAWSNSLFEDNAEFGFGFRLTIDKFNQYALELLDKLSSCDCKGCKESLPLMKEIKEAPQTNQEEIEAQRARVAKLKKSLEKCPDADSKNLLSVADYLVKKSVWIHGGDGWAYDIGYGGLDHVLASGENVNVLVLDTEVYSNTGGQASKSTPLGAVAQFAAGGKRMPKKDLGMIAMTYGNIYVAKVSLANPAQVVKAMLEADAYDGPSLIIAYSHCIAHGINMTTAVDECKKAVACGHWPLFRYDPRLADQGKNPLQLDSKEPSISFEEFATGENRWKVLQKADPEVAGRLMKQANAETAARYDLYKKLADMQVDCGKKD
- the dnaX gene encoding DNA polymerase III subunit gamma/tau, with amino-acid sequence MSYLVLARKWRPQSFSDLVGQEHVSRTLANAIQSGRVHHAFLFTGARGVGKTSAARILAKSLNCAEGPTETPCNQCPSCLEITGGQGVDVLEIDGASNTGVDDIRTLRENIRYLPSRSRYKIFIIDEVHMLSINAFNALLKTLEEPPEHAKFIFATTEPHKIPITILSRCQRFDFRKISQPKVTERLREIVDAEGIQISDKALGLVARQGEGSMRDSLSALDQIVAFCGMEVSDQDALGILGMVDRRLLMDTVSGVLGRDGRRVLEVVRQVDNLGHSFRQFCQELVEILRSLVLIKVVEEPGELLQVSSSELQELRGLADDCDLEELQRILSILIRTEAELATAAYPKLILEMALVRLAHMPQIKSVAVLVRKIEDLERLLASGRSEPPSRPAPVRPEPPAPVSEDSPKKPEAPAPQAPAAGGWQGLVEHVRARRPLIATLLENGSLLRLELPVLEIGYVAASFMFEQVRDPETLEVITTLASEYFGQPVTIKLSPVPGEKAVPPSLVQERQAQESDRKNRLRNDALAHPMVKAAVEIFEGKVSEVKPIDKGFV
- a CDS encoding YbaB/EbfC family nucleoid-associated protein → MSKGLGNIMKQAQLMQQKMARMQEELAQCEVEASAGGGMVTAVVNGKQQLITLKIDQGVVDPEDVEMLQDLVVAAVNEAIKKSQDMMQQEMSKITGGMNIPGLF
- a CDS encoding DUF3373 domain-containing protein; the protein is MRKLMAILLAALLVAPATALAATSIEELQKKIEELTDEVDYLSGRVDKTEKHTALDRIEFSGDLRAKADTLHYSDVAWSPGMMVDMTGVPGMPPVVVPVSMLTGNPVIPGMMPAVAPEKGDLDNDILYTTRLRLNMKAKVYDNVNFSGRLSMYKNWGDSTGVKVFDSWDSFTMDGTHSGNTTSDSLFVERAYFDWSHIGGSNFYLSIGRRPSTYGPPTQYRENELRGGTPSGHLVNFNFDGVTIGYNLSELTGIEGQTIRFCYGQGFESQYGNGELFTRNDFNTEDTHLGGINFDILNDGTNFLQLTAFAALDVVDGFKGTFAFPSQFVDLFTTNIAADTAMFPNMNFVVRYQPTTVVGDMFLGGLGYAREEMNDVKYFASLGWTRLDPNGKAGMFGGMASDAVFSATTGEIVGVTNTDAKDGYGVYAGVQVPAPLGKFGLEYNFGSKYWTPFTQAQDDVAGSKLATRGHAGEAYYIFDINPNMFIKVGGIYYDYEYTGSGSPVGAPQKVDSVLDGTAFSMLPVVDKAWDGYASLTVKF